In Leuconostocaceae bacterium ESL0723, the following proteins share a genomic window:
- the atpE gene encoding F0F1 ATP synthase subunit C produces MDLHNLGVIGAGLAAAGAAIGGGVGNGVLISQFLAGMSRQPELEGRLRSQMFIGIALVEVMPILSIVIAFILMNK; encoded by the coding sequence ATGGATTTACATAACTTGGGTGTTATTGGTGCCGGACTGGCCGCAGCTGGAGCTGCCATCGGTGGTGGTGTTGGTAACGGTGTCTTGATCTCTCAGTTCTTGGCTGGTATGAGTCGCCAACCCGAATTAGAAGGTCGCTTGCGTTCACAGATGTTTATCGGAATTGCCCTGGTCGAAGTTATGCCGATCTTGTCAATTGTTATTGCCTTCATCTTAATGAACAAGTAA
- the atpB gene encoding F0F1 ATP synthase subunit A, which produces MDEPTATFSFWGLTFNWTTVISTLVAMAVVILIAVALTRKLSVRPNKGQNAMEYLLDFTNNIIGGSLPQRLARQFGLFAFTLFFFLIVSNEMGLLLQVKTGGVTYLKSPTASPLVAFTLGLMTLTLAHGMGVKELGFGGYLKNMLLKPYSWMLPLNIIEQLANFLTLSLRLFGNIFAGEMLLTIVASSLAWPGHFNGFWSILAVPIEVIWQGFSLFIGGIQAYVFVVLAGVYMSQLTGSE; this is translated from the coding sequence ATGGATGAGCCTACAGCCACCTTTAGTTTCTGGGGTTTGACCTTCAACTGGACGACCGTTATTTCGACCTTAGTCGCGATGGCCGTCGTCATTCTGATTGCGGTCGCGTTAACTCGTAAGCTTAGTGTAAGGCCGAACAAAGGGCAGAATGCCATGGAGTATTTGCTCGATTTCACCAATAACATTATTGGCGGCTCACTACCACAAAGGCTAGCCCGTCAATTTGGCCTGTTTGCCTTCACCCTATTTTTCTTCCTAATCGTTTCGAACGAAATGGGATTGTTATTGCAGGTGAAAACAGGCGGTGTGACCTACCTAAAGTCACCAACGGCTAGCCCATTGGTTGCCTTTACGCTAGGGCTCATGACCCTCACTTTGGCACACGGTATGGGTGTTAAAGAACTGGGCTTTGGTGGCTATTTAAAAAACATGCTGTTAAAGCCGTATTCCTGGATGTTGCCCCTTAACATTATCGAGCAGTTAGCAAACTTCTTGACCTTGTCATTGCGGCTATTCGGTAACATCTTTGCGGGTGAGATGCTGCTAACCATTGTTGCTAGCAGTCTAGCTTGGCCAGGCCATTTTAATGGCTTCTGGTCGATTCTAGCCGTGCCAATCGAAGTGATCTGGCAAGGGTTCTCACTCTTCATTGGTGGAATACAAGCTTATGTCTTCGTTGTTCTGGCTGGTGTTTATATGTCTCAGCTAACAGGTAGTGAATAA